From Sulfurovum xiamenensis, a single genomic window includes:
- the rsmD gene encoding 16S rRNA (guanine(966)-N(2))-methyltransferase RsmD, which yields MRSKEKIKIFTTTITAGTHKGKKIEIPDIFTTRSSKGILKESLFNTLQFDIIDKNFVEVFAGSGSIGLEALSRGAGQCYFMEYNRTAFRCLEGNVKRVDPSKCHLFYGDSFEKFSTVYDIVKQSKEKTYFYFDPPFSTRDGMDDIYDKTIALIEGIEPEVAEMVIVEHMTSLDMPEKIGALELMKRKKFGRSTMTYYKPKE from the coding sequence ATGAGATCAAAAGAGAAAATCAAAATATTTACCACCACCATCACTGCCGGTACACATAAAGGCAAAAAAATAGAGATACCAGATATCTTTACAACGCGAAGCTCAAAAGGTATCTTAAAAGAATCCCTTTTTAATACCTTACAATTTGATATTATTGACAAGAACTTTGTTGAAGTCTTTGCAGGTTCAGGCTCCATAGGGCTGGAAGCATTAAGCCGTGGTGCAGGACAATGTTATTTTATGGAGTACAACAGAACAGCTTTTCGGTGTCTGGAAGGCAATGTAAAACGTGTCGATCCATCTAAGTGTCATCTTTTCTACGGTGACAGTTTTGAAAAGTTCTCCACTGTCTATGATATCGTCAAACAAAGCAAAGAAAAGACCTATTTTTACTTTGATCCTCCCTTTTCTACCCGTGATGGCATGGATGACATCTATGATAAAACGATTGCACTCATAGAAGGTATTGAACCTGAAGTGGCTGAAATGGTCATTGTAGAGCATATGACAAGCCTGGATATGCCAGAGAAGATAGGTGCATTGGAGTTGATGAAACGTAAAAAGTTTGGCAGAAGCACTATGACCTATTACAAACCAAAGGAGTGA
- a CDS encoding M30 family zinc metallopeptidase, with the protein MQFNRFSALLVVVGITLSGCGGGGGSTSTDPVIPPTNIDVNVTITGDYQVESLGTTNTINAKVSLGTLTRDLYLVLSNSATTSYTPTITHNPKVIVVPQAKTVFSTDVKEKPRILLHPQYVEDFNAQIGTLLSKAEENQFQAKTIAVPERMEDIAGTSTGIFYRSSDTSDPTAATARYVSTLPVSTDFGNKTLNIWVSDDSYGVGCAKAKCVTQDMVNALADTFLKSASDNDIYDWVTNIYGEEWGSNAEEKYSYLIPANDEITILLTDIDDDGLPASGEGRVVGFFWAKDNFDKSVVSGSNERVMFYIDSVMFANGNTTWSIDDYWPKEMVSTLAHEFQHMIHYYQKNILRYATINDNTDTWINEMLSESTEDIIGTKIGHSVEGRYPTFNENNTLSLTTWNGILADYSKVNVYGAYLLRNYGGAQVLHDIMHNSFDDQQAVVYAVNQSSNGLGKTFANLLSEWGIAVMLSDHDNLVDTPEYNIGTLFEDVYGSTIYQMNSINLFNYNPPPIIYTTSGTVKSNGNYYYKIGDNVTGDITVSLELNGQTEATLIAK; encoded by the coding sequence ATGCAATTCAATCGTTTTTCAGCATTATTGGTGGTTGTGGGAATAACACTTTCCGGCTGTGGGGGTGGAGGTGGATCAACAAGTACTGATCCTGTAATACCGCCAACCAATATAGATGTAAACGTTACTATTACTGGTGACTATCAGGTTGAAAGTCTAGGGACTACAAATACAATCAATGCCAAGGTTTCGTTGGGAACTTTGACGAGAGATCTTTATCTGGTACTAAGCAATAGTGCAACTACTTCTTATACTCCAACGATTACACATAACCCGAAAGTTATTGTAGTACCCCAGGCTAAAACTGTTTTTTCTACAGATGTTAAAGAAAAGCCTCGCATTCTTCTTCACCCTCAATATGTTGAGGACTTCAATGCTCAAATAGGTACATTGCTTTCTAAAGCAGAAGAAAATCAGTTTCAAGCTAAAACGATCGCTGTACCGGAGAGAATGGAAGATATTGCAGGTACGAGTACAGGTATATTTTATCGTAGTTCCGATACATCGGATCCTACTGCAGCAACTGCTAGATATGTCTCAACTTTACCTGTAAGCACTGATTTTGGAAATAAAACACTCAATATATGGGTATCAGATGACAGTTATGGTGTGGGATGTGCAAAAGCTAAATGTGTGACGCAAGATATGGTAAATGCTTTGGCAGATACTTTTTTGAAGAGTGCTTCGGATAACGACATCTATGATTGGGTAACCAATATTTATGGAGAAGAGTGGGGAAGTAATGCAGAAGAGAAATACAGTTATCTTATTCCGGCCAATGATGAGATCACTATCTTACTGACAGATATAGATGATGATGGACTACCAGCTTCTGGAGAAGGAAGGGTTGTTGGGTTCTTTTGGGCAAAAGACAATTTTGATAAAAGTGTAGTGAGTGGGTCGAATGAAAGAGTAATGTTCTATATAGATTCTGTGATGTTTGCCAATGGTAATACAACGTGGAGTATTGATGATTATTGGCCTAAGGAGATGGTTTCAACACTGGCTCATGAATTTCAGCATATGATCCACTATTATCAAAAAAATATTTTACGTTATGCAACTATTAATGACAATACAGATACTTGGATCAATGAAATGCTTTCTGAAAGTACAGAAGATATTATTGGTACTAAAATCGGACATAGTGTTGAGGGAAGATATCCGACTTTTAATGAAAATAATACCCTTTCACTAACAACATGGAATGGTATCTTGGCAGACTATTCTAAAGTCAATGTATATGGAGCCTATCTCCTTAGAAATTATGGAGGGGCACAAGTGCTTCATGATATTATGCATAATAGTTTTGACGATCAACAGGCAGTCGTATATGCTGTCAATCAATCTTCTAATGGTTTAGGTAAAACGTTTGCAAACCTACTGAGTGAATGGGGGATTGCTGTGATGCTTTCAGACCATGATAATTTAGTGGATACACCAGAATATAATATCGGTACGTTATTTGAGGATGTGTATGGCAGTACAATATATCAGATGAACTCTATAAACTTATTTAACTATAATCCACCACCGATCATATATACAACAAGTGGTACTGTCAAGTCTAACGGGAATTACTACTATAAAATAGGTGATAATGTAACAGGTGATATTACTGTCAGTTTAGAGCTAAATGGTCAAACTGAAGCAACGTTAATAGCCAAATAG
- a CDS encoding ATP-dependent helicase, with protein sequence MPLSSLNNEQLSAATAPLGHNLIIASAGTGKTSTIVGRIAHLLHQGTEPSKILLLTFTNKAAGEMIARLERYFPKKIVSKIESGTFHAVSYRWLKEIYPNLALKQPSELKTLFRSIYEKRNFERMNLSMQPFSATYLYEMYSLYQNASLDGFDTWFLEKYPEHEAVMDIYMDITQEFEKEKIDYGFASFNDLLLRMKRHLEEHRIAFEEVLVDEYQDTNTLQSALIDVLKPKSLFCVGDYDQSIYAFNGANIENIATYSERYKDAKVFTLKTNYRSTAPILSLANRVIERNERIYPKTLEVGRDVKSYPPKLLMYNDLFEQYQSIAEGIKRTHVPNDQIAVIFRNNSSADGVEASLREYGIPCKRKGGTSFFDTKEIKFLLDLLALLVNPKDMMAFIHVFEYARGVGSALSKEFFQSFLHFGQGNFMQGVLYPKVHDLPKLNPNKNVQLGLFDDDQEIGSAARFKHMDLDSALYNHPLLKHAKLTNDGMAFFKDFYMLMKSIHQLEKPSDILKNIVASKLYAGIIELLATQRGRLKSGEVDEEKKKQAKERIQRKAHLLLDLSRQYNELARFVNAMVLGGNELSEGEGINLLTVHASKGLEFPEVYVIDLVDGRFPNRKMMSSIEEERRLFYVAVTRAKDRLYLSLAKFDRVKKIDYKPSQFLHEAGLIKGEFVEPETKDKKEKKETKEPTV encoded by the coding sequence TTGCCTTTATCCTCTCTTAATAACGAGCAGCTTAGTGCTGCTACGGCACCTCTAGGACACAATCTTATCATTGCCAGTGCAGGTACAGGAAAAACCTCCACCATCGTTGGACGTATCGCACATCTTTTACATCAGGGTACTGAACCTTCCAAGATATTGCTTTTAACCTTTACCAATAAAGCTGCAGGAGAGATGATCGCACGGCTTGAACGCTATTTTCCTAAAAAAATCGTATCGAAGATCGAATCGGGAACATTCCATGCCGTCTCGTATCGTTGGCTCAAAGAGATCTATCCAAATTTGGCACTGAAACAGCCTTCCGAGCTTAAAACACTTTTTAGAAGTATCTATGAAAAACGTAATTTTGAACGCATGAACCTAAGTATGCAGCCATTTTCAGCCACCTACCTCTATGAGATGTACTCTTTGTATCAAAATGCATCTCTAGACGGCTTTGATACATGGTTTTTGGAGAAATACCCTGAACATGAAGCTGTTATGGATATCTATATGGATATCACTCAAGAGTTTGAAAAAGAGAAGATAGACTACGGGTTTGCTTCTTTTAATGACCTTCTGTTACGTATGAAGAGACATTTGGAAGAGCACAGGATAGCTTTTGAAGAGGTACTGGTGGATGAGTATCAGGATACCAATACACTTCAAAGTGCTCTTATCGATGTACTGAAACCCAAATCTCTTTTTTGTGTTGGGGATTATGATCAGAGTATCTATGCATTCAATGGGGCGAATATTGAGAATATTGCAACCTATTCAGAACGTTATAAAGATGCCAAGGTCTTTACATTGAAAACAAACTATCGTTCGACTGCACCTATACTCTCTTTGGCAAATCGTGTGATAGAACGTAATGAACGGATCTATCCCAAAACACTGGAAGTAGGACGTGATGTGAAGAGTTATCCGCCTAAACTCTTGATGTATAATGATCTTTTTGAACAGTACCAGTCCATAGCAGAGGGTATTAAACGTACCCATGTACCTAATGACCAGATAGCTGTTATTTTCAGGAACAACTCTTCAGCCGATGGAGTGGAAGCAAGTCTGCGTGAATATGGTATCCCGTGTAAGCGTAAAGGCGGGACAAGTTTTTTTGATACCAAAGAGATAAAGTTTTTACTGGACCTTTTGGCACTGCTGGTCAATCCGAAAGATATGATGGCATTTATTCATGTGTTTGAGTATGCAAGAGGTGTGGGATCGGCACTCTCCAAAGAGTTTTTCCAGTCTTTTTTACATTTTGGGCAGGGAAATTTCATGCAGGGAGTACTATATCCAAAGGTGCATGATCTGCCGAAGCTGAACCCCAACAAAAATGTTCAGCTGGGACTTTTCGATGATGACCAGGAGATAGGATCTGCTGCAAGGTTTAAACATATGGATCTAGATAGTGCTCTTTATAACCATCCGTTGCTTAAACATGCAAAACTCACGAATGACGGTATGGCATTTTTCAAAGATTTTTATATGCTGATGAAGTCTATACATCAGCTAGAGAAACCCTCTGATATTTTAAAGAACATTGTCGCTTCGAAACTTTATGCAGGGATCATAGAGCTCCTGGCAACACAAAGAGGACGACTCAAATCTGGTGAAGTCGATGAAGAAAAAAAGAAACAGGCGAAAGAACGTATACAGAGAAAAGCACATCTTCTGCTGGACCTTTCACGACAATACAATGAGTTGGCACGTTTTGTGAATGCCATGGTACTGGGTGGAAATGAACTCAGCGAAGGTGAGGGGATCAATCTACTGACCGTCCATGCAAGTAAAGGACTGGAGTTTCCGGAAGTCTATGTCATTGACCTGGTAGATGGAAGATTCCCGAACAGGAAGATGATGTCAAGTATCGAAGAGGAACGCCGGTTGTTTTATGTTGCGGTAACACGTGCTAAAGACAGACTGTATCTCTCTTTGGCAAAATTTGACAGAGTGAAAAAAATAGACTACAAACCTTCACAGTTTCTCCATGAAGCAGGGTTGATCAAAGGGGAATTTGTAGAACCTGAGACCAAAGATAAAAAAGAGAAGAAAGAGACGAAAGAACCTACGGTTTAG
- a CDS encoding NYN domain-containing protein, with protein sequence MAKSKTEDHIALFIDCDNISHRSIEGIINELSKYGVVNIRQAYGNWTKDNLKNWEDKLLEFAIKPIQQFDYSKNKNATDILMTIDAIDLLHTKDIDAFAFATSDSDFTPVVMRVQAEGIRVYGFGEKKTPKPFMAACSQFIFTEKLMTNITHSTESVDTIQAPVRQSGKEMRQDTWLVNVLRTAVEQTMDEDGWANLADIGQYINNSTSFSPINFGYKKLSNLIDEIDLFDIYVDEGTKQMSIRDKRYH encoded by the coding sequence ATGGCAAAAAGTAAAACTGAAGACCACATCGCATTGTTTATAGACTGTGATAATATCTCACACCGTTCCATAGAAGGTATTATCAATGAGCTGAGTAAATACGGGGTCGTAAACATTCGTCAAGCCTATGGTAACTGGACAAAAGACAATCTTAAAAACTGGGAAGACAAACTGTTGGAATTTGCTATTAAACCTATACAACAGTTTGACTACTCTAAAAACAAGAATGCCACCGATATTCTCATGACGATAGATGCCATAGATCTGCTTCACACCAAAGACATTGATGCTTTTGCATTTGCTACGAGTGACTCTGACTTTACACCTGTGGTCATGCGTGTACAAGCTGAAGGTATCAGGGTCTATGGATTTGGTGAAAAAAAGACACCCAAACCTTTTATGGCCGCATGTTCACAATTCATCTTTACTGAAAAGCTTATGACAAACATAACCCATAGTACCGAGAGTGTTGATACTATACAGGCCCCTGTACGTCAATCTGGTAAAGAGATGAGGCAAGATACCTGGCTGGTCAATGTACTAAGAACAGCAGTTGAACAGACCATGGATGAGGATGGATGGGCAAATCTTGCTGATATAGGCCAATATATTAATAATTCTACTTCCTTTTCACCTATCAACTTCGGATACAAAAAACTAAGCAATCTGATAGATGAGATCGACCTGTTTGATATCTATGTCGATGAAGGTACTAAACAGATGAGTATCAGAGATAAAAGGTACCACTAA
- a CDS encoding MotA/TolQ/ExbB proton channel family protein — MQQFDRKKSASCSSNFFIILLIPFLFLLGLILAYLGIFPVNVETHTLGIVAFIFVVFVTFVRHNANYAVCHMKGSFANMEENLQAALRENALTIMGKTKSTLHIKEFITEYYADIRNDNFARVAPSVFPMLGILGTFVAIALSMPDFTVKDLSALDREISILLSGIGTAFYASIYGIMLSLIWTYFEKRGIAKVDKQVFDLEKLYGQRVWKRSELIKHEHMQSELKDQQIVQTLKETFNMDFIKELNDQYLKNFTTIVHDTTNSFTKLTVHMQEAASELRDTLENIQHRQASVDAVDAMEKNIEGFNENAQNLQKSMERFDGSVDHTFEKIDEELGQAVEKLSEFGRIISEQNEQILENIATLKQQKK, encoded by the coding sequence ATGCAACAATTTGACAGAAAAAAATCAGCTTCATGTAGTTCAAACTTTTTTATCATATTATTGATACCTTTTCTTTTTTTGTTAGGATTGATACTTGCATATTTGGGTATCTTCCCTGTGAATGTAGAGACGCATACCTTGGGTATCGTAGCATTTATATTTGTGGTATTTGTCACTTTTGTAAGACATAATGCAAATTACGCAGTGTGTCATATGAAAGGCTCTTTTGCTAATATGGAAGAGAACCTACAGGCAGCCTTACGTGAAAATGCATTAACAATCATGGGTAAGACCAAATCTACTTTACATATCAAAGAGTTTATCACTGAGTATTATGCGGATATCCGTAATGACAATTTTGCACGTGTGGCACCTTCAGTCTTTCCTATGTTGGGTATCTTGGGTACATTTGTCGCTATAGCCTTGTCGATGCCTGATTTTACAGTGAAAGATCTTAGTGCACTTGACCGTGAGATCTCTATCCTCCTTTCGGGTATCGGTACGGCATTTTATGCATCGATCTACGGTATTATGCTCTCACTTATCTGGACCTACTTTGAAAAAAGGGGTATCGCAAAAGTAGACAAACAGGTCTTTGATCTGGAAAAACTCTATGGACAGCGTGTATGGAAAAGATCTGAATTGATCAAACATGAACATATGCAGAGTGAGCTTAAAGACCAACAGATCGTTCAGACACTGAAAGAGACATTCAATATGGATTTTATTAAAGAGTTGAATGATCAGTATCTTAAAAATTTTACAACGATCGTACATGATACAACAAACAGTTTTACAAAGCTGACCGTACATATGCAGGAAGCTGCTTCAGAATTACGTGATACACTTGAGAATATTCAGCACAGACAAGCAAGTGTGGATGCCGTTGATGCGATGGAAAAAAATATTGAAGGATTCAATGAAAATGCTCAAAACCTTCAAAAATCTATGGAACGTTTTGACGGTTCAGTGGACCATACGTTTGAAAAGATAGATGAAGAACTTGGACAGGCTGTTGAAAAGCTTTCAGAATTTGGACGTATCATCTCTGAACAGAATGAACAGATACTTGAAAATATAGCTACATTAAAACAGCAAAAAAAGTAA
- the murA gene encoding UDP-N-acetylglucosamine 1-carboxyvinyltransferase produces the protein MDYLEIVGGRKLSGNVTISGAKNAALPIIAATILSDKEVILTNLPNVVDIRTLLKLLTMLGGNVEHDNTVAHINNASINSTKAVYEIVSQMRASILVLGPLLARFGECEVSLPGGCAIGQRPIDLHLQALEEMGAHIEIKGGYVRAEAPNGLQGAKIIFDKITVGGTENIVMAAALARGTTTIINAAKEPEVVQLCEMIRDAGVKIEGIGTDELIIEGTDRQPLTFKTVEIIPDRIEAGTYLCAAAITHSSITLHNVNHKHIRASIDKLEHMGCTFDLGDESITIHPASTLKPVNLITIEYPGFPTDMQAQFMALAVMAEGESLIEERLFENRFMHVSELNRLGADIWLKGSTAAVKGVDKLYGADVMATDLRASSALVLAALVAEGTTNVRRIYHLDRGYDNLEGKLAALGANIVRKKESK, from the coding sequence ATGGATTATTTAGAGATAGTAGGTGGTAGAAAATTAAGTGGAAATGTGACGATCAGTGGTGCTAAAAATGCTGCGCTTCCTATCATCGCTGCGACTATACTCAGTGACAAAGAGGTCATATTAACAAACCTTCCTAATGTAGTAGATATCCGAACGCTCCTTAAACTTCTGACGATGCTTGGAGGTAACGTTGAACATGATAATACCGTAGCACATATCAACAATGCCAGCATCAACTCTACCAAAGCAGTCTATGAAATCGTTTCTCAAATGAGAGCATCCATTTTGGTTTTGGGTCCTCTACTTGCAAGATTTGGTGAATGTGAAGTGAGTCTACCTGGTGGTTGTGCAATTGGACAGCGTCCTATAGACCTTCATCTTCAGGCATTGGAAGAGATGGGTGCACATATAGAGATCAAAGGCGGATATGTTCGTGCTGAAGCACCTAATGGCCTTCAAGGTGCAAAGATCATTTTTGACAAGATCACAGTAGGCGGTACAGAAAATATCGTGATGGCTGCTGCATTGGCTAGAGGAACTACCACTATCATTAATGCGGCAAAAGAACCAGAAGTGGTACAACTCTGTGAAATGATACGTGATGCAGGTGTAAAGATAGAAGGTATCGGCACGGATGAGCTTATTATAGAGGGTACAGATAGACAGCCTCTTACATTTAAAACGGTGGAGATTATTCCAGACCGTATAGAGGCAGGAACCTACCTTTGTGCGGCGGCTATCACACATTCAAGTATTACCCTTCATAACGTCAACCATAAACACATACGCGCATCTATAGACAAACTGGAACATATGGGGTGTACGTTCGATCTGGGTGATGAGAGTATCACTATCCACCCTGCTTCAACCCTCAAGCCTGTCAATCTTATCACGATTGAATATCCAGGCTTCCCTACAGACATGCAAGCGCAATTCATGGCACTTGCAGTCATGGCTGAAGGTGAAAGCCTTATAGAAGAGCGTCTCTTTGAAAACCGTTTTATGCATGTCAGTGAACTGAACCGTCTGGGAGCAGATATCTGGCTCAAAGGGAGTACTGCAGCAGTGAAAGGTGTGGATAAGCTCTATGGTGCAGATGTCATGGCAACAGATCTCAGAGCCTCTTCCGCACTTGTTCTAGCTGCGCTTGTTGCAGAGGGTACGACAAATGTAAGACGTATCTATCACCTAGACCGCGGATATGATAACCTGGAAGGGAAACTTGCTGCACTGGGAGCAAATATCGTGAGAAAGAAAGAGAGTAAGTAG
- a CDS encoding OmpA family protein, with product MFRNDQTNAESNFWISYADLMAGLLFVFILLIGAIVSKSVILKADLHTKEETLSKLSETLDVKEYTLTKLNKSLAESQALLAEKERLLTLRNARIAEDTIKLTEAEKQLQLQNARIAKDQLRLAENERIFKLQISEIKKLNKQLLEANAKQDMLSNKIVIVQNLLDENKNALDKTTKSLEEYEGKVVILSNELNEMKNSVKIKDEKLLTLLNAIDERKTKYDELVAKLQAQKAKIKSLTGIKLKVVAALKEALGDKIDIDKKTGSLRLASNILFGSGEATLKPEAKVELKKAFEEYIGTLVTNPSIKSHLDKIIIEGHTDSVGSYIYNLNLSQKRALAVMEYLLTLEFTKKHNIQPLMIASGRAYQDAIMVDGVEDKEASRRIEIKFRLKNEDAMHEIEKVLDAQ from the coding sequence ATGTTTAGAAACGACCAGACGAATGCAGAAAGCAATTTCTGGATATCCTATGCAGACCTGATGGCAGGTTTGCTTTTTGTTTTCATTTTACTGATCGGTGCGATCGTATCAAAATCTGTCATATTGAAAGCAGATCTGCATACCAAAGAAGAGACTCTTTCAAAACTCTCTGAGACACTTGACGTGAAAGAGTATACATTGACAAAGTTGAATAAATCTTTGGCAGAAAGTCAAGCACTTTTAGCTGAAAAAGAGAGACTGTTGACACTGCGAAATGCACGTATTGCCGAAGATACGATCAAATTGACTGAAGCGGAAAAACAACTACAGCTTCAAAATGCACGTATTGCAAAAGACCAACTACGATTGGCTGAAAATGAAAGAATCTTCAAGCTTCAGATATCTGAAATAAAAAAGCTGAATAAACAGTTACTTGAAGCGAATGCCAAACAGGATATGCTTAGTAATAAAATCGTTATCGTTCAAAATCTGCTAGATGAAAACAAAAATGCATTAGATAAAACGACAAAAAGTTTAGAAGAGTATGAAGGTAAAGTAGTGATTCTCTCTAACGAGTTGAATGAGATGAAGAATAGTGTAAAAATAAAAGATGAAAAACTCTTAACGCTTCTGAATGCCATAGATGAAAGAAAAACAAAGTATGATGAACTGGTGGCAAAGCTTCAGGCACAAAAGGCAAAGATCAAATCACTGACAGGTATCAAGCTCAAAGTTGTGGCCGCACTAAAAGAGGCATTGGGTGACAAGATTGATATAGATAAAAAGACAGGGTCACTCAGACTGGCTTCCAATATACTGTTCGGAAGCGGAGAAGCAACGCTAAAGCCAGAAGCAAAAGTAGAGCTAAAGAAAGCATTTGAAGAGTACATCGGTACTTTGGTCACGAATCCAAGTATCAAGTCTCACCTCGATAAAATCATCATTGAAGGACATACTGACAGTGTGGGCTCATACATCTATAATTTGAATCTTTCGCAAAAACGTGCACTGGCTGTGATGGAGTATCTGCTGACGTTGGAGTTCACGAAAAAGCATAACATTCAACCGCTTATGATCGCCTCAGGTAGAGCCTATCAGGATGCTATCATGGTTGATGGTGTTGAAGATAAAGAAGCATCGAGACGTATAGAGATCAAATTTAGACTCAAAAATGAAGACGCGATGCATGAGATAGAAAAGGTATTAGATGCGCAGTGA
- a CDS encoding SH3 domain-containing protein codes for MYRKLTLLFLLLGSFSSLHAEYVLKESKRIKSRIDRMPKNRVADMKQIPQDPAYYADQIKPFSKSKQKEFDDKFNEKYFEPWSLSALDIPEKDFGWEIRFITKKPIYKAKGAIIPARVYNKWIENADYEHINTKKYKAITIRRTNVKALPTTSSFFRDPKKTGEGFPFDYNQNSALHINVPLYISHFSKDKRWAFVRASYAFGWVKTSDLALVSADFIKTFKNDTYAMVIKDNLRLYNGSKDISIVKLGALFPISEDQKYLVASRDDKGRAHIEKVKVNNPSLIAKKPLPFTAKNVGMLAKELYGEPYGWGGSYECRDCSATTRDFLGAFGIFLRRNSSKQAEDGESISIKGLAKMTKKQKIIKDAEPFRSLLYVPGHVVLYLGEYKGEPVIMHTYWGIRKKDLTKLITARTIITSTEPGKERADIKEESKLINTLQTIVNF; via the coding sequence ATGTATCGAAAACTAACCCTCCTCTTCCTTCTTCTTGGTTCTTTTTCCAGCTTACATGCTGAGTATGTACTCAAAGAGAGTAAACGGATAAAAAGCAGAATAGACCGTATGCCTAAAAACAGAGTGGCAGATATGAAGCAGATCCCTCAGGATCCTGCATATTATGCGGATCAGATCAAACCTTTTTCCAAAAGTAAACAAAAAGAGTTCGATGACAAATTTAACGAAAAATACTTCGAACCATGGAGTTTAAGTGCATTGGATATCCCTGAAAAAGACTTTGGCTGGGAGATCAGATTTATCACAAAAAAGCCCATCTATAAAGCCAAAGGGGCCATTATACCGGCTAGAGTGTATAACAAATGGATAGAAAATGCTGATTATGAACATATTAATACTAAAAAATATAAAGCCATTACTATACGTCGCACAAATGTCAAAGCGCTTCCTACAACATCTTCTTTCTTTAGAGACCCTAAAAAAACCGGTGAAGGATTTCCTTTTGACTATAATCAAAATTCTGCACTGCACATTAATGTTCCCCTTTACATCTCCCATTTTTCCAAGGATAAACGTTGGGCTTTTGTAAGGGCATCCTACGCCTTTGGTTGGGTCAAAACATCTGACCTGGCACTGGTAAGTGCTGATTTCATCAAAACGTTTAAAAATGATACGTATGCCATGGTTATCAAAGACAATCTCCGTCTTTATAACGGCTCTAAAGATATCTCTATCGTGAAACTGGGTGCACTCTTTCCCATCTCTGAAGACCAAAAGTATCTAGTGGCTTCACGTGATGACAAAGGCAGAGCCCATATTGAAAAGGTCAAAGTAAATAATCCGTCTCTCATCGCAAAGAAGCCGCTCCCTTTCACTGCCAAGAACGTAGGAATGCTGGCCAAAGAGTTGTATGGTGAACCATATGGATGGGGTGGAAGTTATGAGTGTCGCGATTGTTCTGCAACCACCAGAGACTTTTTAGGAGCATTTGGTATCTTCTTACGTCGAAACTCCAGTAAACAGGCTGAAGATGGAGAGAGTATCTCCATCAAAGGTCTTGCAAAAATGACAAAAAAGCAGAAGATCATCAAAGATGCTGAGCCTTTTAGATCCCTGCTCTATGTCCCTGGACATGTCGTACTCTATCTGGGTGAATATAAAGGCGAGCCTGTTATTATGCATACGTACTGGGGTATACGTAAGAAGGACTTGACTAAACTCATCACTGCCCGTACTATCATTACCAGTACTGAACCAGGGAAAGAGCGTGCCGATATCAAAGAAGAGAGTAAGTTGATCAATACGCTTCAGACCATAGTCAATTTTTAA
- a CDS encoding DUF2062 domain-containing protein, with protein MIRKVFKKKPSGSNKIDAFLEKYNLPKAYFAVNRRMVTRGVAVGLFWGFIPMPMQMLAVMATTPFIRFNVPIAISMVWLSNPFTMPPMYYMEYLTGNFILGREGLEDIELTMSWFSEHFDDILVPLYVGTAFYSVIVTGIIYVVLNRLWVKSVHTENKERKQKRRKRNSKKSHPPED; from the coding sequence ATGATACGAAAAGTTTTTAAAAAAAAGCCTTCTGGCAGCAATAAAATAGATGCATTCTTAGAAAAATACAATTTACCCAAAGCTTATTTTGCTGTAAACAGACGGATGGTGACCAGAGGTGTAGCTGTAGGACTTTTTTGGGGCTTTATCCCTATGCCGATGCAAATGCTTGCTGTCATGGCTACCACACCTTTTATCCGATTTAATGTGCCCATAGCGATCTCCATGGTTTGGCTAAGCAATCCTTTTACCATGCCTCCTATGTATTATATGGAGTACCTGACGGGGAACTTTATCCTGGGGCGTGAAGGTCTTGAAGATATAGAATTGACCATGTCATGGTTCAGTGAACATTTTGATGATATACTGGTGCCACTCTATGTGGGGACCGCATTCTACTCCGTCATTGTTACAGGTATTATCTATGTGGTACTTAACAGGCTCTGGGTGAAATCCGTACATACGGAAAACAAAGAGCGAAAACAAAAAAGACGTAAAAGAAACAGTAAAAAATCTCATCCTCCAGAAGACTAA